Within the Bradyrhizobium ottawaense genome, the region TCTTTAATTCGACTACCGGTAAAACAATTCGACTACCGGTAAAACGGTTTGCCGCCGATCCGGCGTGCGAGCCTGCTCAAAAACGTGACCGTAGGCCGCAGAATCAACAAGTCTGCAGCCAATGCCGCGAGCATGGCAAACGCGCTCAGCCAGCACAACGGGCGCAGCGACGGTAAATCGGAGAAGACTGTGACTATCAAACCGCAAGCACAAAGTTGACGGCCGTCAAGACGATTGGATTGCATTGACGCATCAAGGCGACGAAATGTGCGTTTGGCCGTAATCGTAGGCGCTGTCTTCAACCGGAGGATTGAGCAGTGCCTCTTCTGCAGCGACCGCTCGGCTCGAGTGGTGTCTTGATCACCAAAACCGGATTTGGCGCCTGCGCAATCGGCGGCGGCGGCTGGGCATTTGGCTTACCACAGGACGACGCCGTTTCGCTGGCGACCATGCGTCACGCACTGGAGCTCGGGGTGAATTGGACAGAAATGGCTGTTGTGTAGGGGCTCGGCCATTCCGAAAAAGTGGTCGGCCGCCTGCTGCGCGAACGGACGCCATCCGAGCGCCCAATGGCCTTCACCAAGTGTGCTTCGCTGCGACGCGAGAGATCCCTGGCTTCGCGAGTACTGGCTTCATGCTTCGTTCTCCCTGTGGAGGCCGCCTCTCTTACCGGCGCGAATAAGATTGCGCTCAGTTCACGCGCGCACCCCCACGCAAGGCCGACTGCACCGCTCAAGACCATTCATGGCCTTGACGGCCGTCAACGCGAAATCCGACGTCTCGCTTATTTGATGACGATGATGACCACGGACCAAATGATCGGGAAGGCGCGCGGGCACTGGCCTTGGTTTGCCGGTATCGTGGTTCTCGCCGCCGTAGCGACAGCAGGACTGTCCCATCGTGTCCCGTCCAATTCACGCCCTGACCGCCCTGCTCCGCCTGCAATCCGGGTCACCGTCGCGCCGGTCAAGACGCGGGACGTCCCTATCTATCTGTCCGCGCCGGGTACCGTGCTGGCCTGGAACACAGTCGCGGTACGGAGCCAGATTGATGGCAAGCTGACGGCCGTCAATTTCGTCGAAGGCCAAGACGTTCGAGCCGGCGACGTTCTTGCGCAAATTGATACGAGCGCCCTTCAGGCGACGCTGAATCAGGCGGTCGCAAAAAAGGCAGAGGACGAGGCGCAACTGGCAGAAGGAGCTGGAGCGCGACCAAGTACTGGTGCAGCGCCAGGCCGTCGGCGTCGCGGTCGCGAAGGACGGTTCGCTCTTCGTCACCGAAGACAGCAACGGCACGATCTGGCGCGTCAGCCATCAGAAGGTCGCGTCCAACAATTGACGGGATCCGGCTCAAGCGCTGCAAATGCCGACGAACATCCTCGCACCACCGATCGAAAGGCTCAAGCGATGACGATCAAAGCGATCAATCCCGCCACCGGCGAGACATTTGCGAGTTATCAGGAGATGACGGATGACGGCCTTCGAGATGCCATCAGCAAGGCGCATAATGAGTTTCTCGATTGGCGACGAACAGGCTTTTCGAGCCGCGCCGGCCTGATGCGCCAGGCGGCGAAAGTATTGCGGGAAAACGCTGGCAAATATGCTGATCTGATGGCGAGGGAAATGGGAAAGCCGATCCGCGACGGCGTTGCCGAGGTCCAGAAATGCGCAGCTGCCTGCGACTACTACGCCGACAACGCCGAGCGATTTCTCGCTGCCGAACCGATCAAGACCGAAGCCCGCAAAAGCTATGTCATCTTCCAGCCGCTCGGCGTCGTGCTCGCGGTGATGCCGTGGAATTTTCCATTCTGGCAGGTTTTCCGGTTTGCCGCGCCGGGGCTGATGGCCGGCAATGGTGCGGTGATGAAGCACTCCTCGAATGTGCCGGGCTGTGCGGTTGCCATCGAAAGAGTGTTTCAGGATGCGGGTTTTCCAAAGGATCTGTTCCGCACCTTGATGATCTCCAACGCGCAGGTTGACGCGGTGCTCGAAAGCCCGCTGGTGCGCGCGGCTACCCTGACCGGCAGCGGCCCCGCCGGACGCGCGGTAGCCGGCAAGGCCGGCTCGCTTCTGAAGAAGACCGTGCTCGAGCTCGGCGGCAACGATCCCTATCTGGTCCTCGAGGACGCCGACCTCGATCTCGCCGCAACCGTCTGCGCCAGAGGACGATTGATCAATACGGGCCAAAGTTGCATCGCCGCCAAGCGCTTTATCGTCGTCGACAAAGTGCACGACCGGTTTGTCGAACTCTTCGTCAAACGCATGGCCGCTGCCAGAATGGGCGATCCCCTTAAACAGGACACTGAAATCGGTCCGCTGGCGCGGCATGATCTTCGGGACACGCTGCATCGACAGGTCGAGAGCAGCATCGCAAAGGGCGCGCGCTGCGTGCTCGGCGGCGAGATTCCGAGGGGGCCCGGCGCCTATTATCCGCCAACCGTCCTTACCAAGGTGACGAAAGGCATGCCCGCTTATGCAGAAGAATTGTTTGGCCCGGTGGCGTCGGTGATCCGGGTCGACAACGAGGATGCCGCGAT harbors:
- a CDS encoding NAD-dependent succinate-semialdehyde dehydrogenase translates to MTIKAINPATGETFASYQEMTDDGLRDAISKAHNEFLDWRRTGFSSRAGLMRQAAKVLRENAGKYADLMAREMGKPIRDGVAEVQKCAAACDYYADNAERFLAAEPIKTEARKSYVIFQPLGVVLAVMPWNFPFWQVFRFAAPGLMAGNGAVMKHSSNVPGCAVAIERVFQDAGFPKDLFRTLMISNAQVDAVLESPLVRAATLTGSGPAGRAVAGKAGSLLKKTVLELGGNDPYLVLEDADLDLAATVCARGRLINTGQSCIAAKRFIVVDKVHDRFVELFVKRMAAARMGDPLKQDTEIGPLARHDLRDTLHRQVESSIAKGARCVLGGEIPRGPGAYYPPTVLTKVTKGMPAYAEELFGPVASVIRVDNEDAAIAAANDSVFGLGGGVITGDIARGERVAAEIESGNVFVNDNVRSDPRLPFGGVKQSGYGRELSHYGIKEFVNIKTVVVG